Below is a window of Flavobacteriales bacterium DNA.
GATATAGTTGGGATATGTAACATTATGTCAAGACCTGGGCCACGACCAAAACCAACGAGGGTGAAGGAGCTGGAGGGCAACCCTGGCAAACGGCCGCTGCCGCGCAACGAGCCGCGGCCGCAGTTGCCGGTGAAGCGGCCGCGCGGGATGGGGCGGGGGCAGCGCGCGTATTGGGACCAGCACGCGCCGGAGCTGGAGCGGCTGCGGATTTTGACGGGGCTGGATGTGCCGGCCATGCGGCTGATGGCGGAGCACTATACGTTCGCGCTGGAGGCGGCGCGGATATTGGGGGAGGAGGGGTTGATTGTGGAGGGGCGGGACGGGCCGAAGAAGCACCCGGCCTGGCAGGCGCTACGAGACGCCAGCGGGATGTACCTGCGGTTGGCGGCGGAGTTTGGGATGACGCCGAGCGCGCGCACCCGGCTGCAACTGCCGCCGGAGGTGGAGCAGCTCAGCCTGGCGGATTTGCTGTTTGAGGCGGCCAACGGGGGAGAGGCGAGTGAGTGAGGTTCCAGGCGGAGCGGTATGCGGCGGATGTGTTGGGGGGGCGGGTGGTGGCCTGCCGCTGGGTGCGGCTGGCGTGTGAGCGGTATGTAGCGGATAGGGAAACGGGGGCGGCGCGGGGGTTGCAGTTTGATGAGCAGGCGGCACGGATGGCGATTGCGTTTTTCGGGGTGCTGCATCACTGGAAGGGGGAGTGGGCGGGACAGCCAATCAAGTTGGAACCGTGGCAGCAATTTATTATTTGGAATGTGTTCGGGTGGCGGCGGGCGGATGGGCTGCGCCGGTTTCGGACGGTGTACCTGGAGGTGGCCAGGAAAAACGGCAAGACGACGTTGGCGGGGGGCATTGGGTTGTACCTGGCGTTTGTGGATAATGAGCCGGGGGCGGAGGTGTACAGCGTGGCGACGAAACGCGACCAGGCGCGCATCAGCCACCAGGACGCGACGCAGATGGTACGCCGCTCGCCGCAGTTGGCGCGGGAGGTGACGGTGTTCAGGGACAACCTGCACAGCCGGACCTCGGCCAGCAAATTTGAGCCGCTGGGGAGTGATAAAAACACGCTGGATGGGTTGAATGTGCATGGGGTGATTGCGGACGAGGTGCACGCCTGGCCGGATGGGGGGTTGTGGGATGTGATGGAGACGGCGACGGGGGCGCGCCGCCAGCCGTTGATGATTGCGATCACCACGGCGGGGTATGACCGGCACTCG
It encodes the following:
- a CDS encoding phage terminase small subunit P27 family, translating into MKELEGNPGKRPLPRNEPRPQLPVKRPRGMGRGQRAYWDQHAPELERLRILTGLDVPAMRLMAEHYTFALEAARILGEEGLIVEGRDGPKKHPAWQALRDASGMYLRLAAEFGMTPSARTRLQLPPEVEQLSLADLLFEAANGGEASE